The segment TTTTCGAGGTCACCCGAATATTTCAGCAGGTAAAGAACTAAGTGCAAAAGTTTCGTGCTGTACAATTTCAAAATGATTTTCAGCTTCAGCAATTGCCAGTTTTACATAGCAACCGCTTTCAAAGCCTTCACCTTCTAAGACTCCACCTTCTACTATTACTTTTCCTCCCTCTTCTACTACCTTCTTCAGGGCATTTTGATAATTTTTTACTGCATCTTTATCAATTAATGGACCTACATGATTTTTTTCATCAAGAGGATTGCCGATTCTCAGTTGCTTGTAAGCTGTAACCACGGCCTCTTTTACCTTATCATAAATTGATTCGTGGATAATTAATCTACGGGTAGAAGTACATCTTTGTCCTGCAGTACCAACTGCCCCAAACACAGCCCCAATTACAGTCATTTTTATATCTGCATCGGGAGTCACAATAATTGCATTATTACCTCCTAATTCCAGTAAGGATTTCCCAAGTCTTTCACCCACTTTTCCTGCCACTATCTTTCCCATTCTGGTAGAACTAGTAGCCGATATAAGTGGAATACGCGTATCTGTTGTCATCATTTCGCCAACCTTATAATCTCCGGTTATGAGACAGGAAATTCCTTCCGGCACATTATTTTCAGCAAACACCCGGGCGGCTATTTTTTGACAGGCAACAGAAGTTACAGGGGTTTTTTCAGATCCTTTCCAAACACAGGCATCTCCACACACCCATGCAAGAGCCGTGTTCCAGGACCAGACTGCTACAGGAAAATTAAATGCAGAAATAATTCCTACTACTCCCAGCGGGTGGTACTGTTCATACATCCTGTGACCAGGTCTTTCCGAATGCATTGTAAGGCCATGTAATTGTCTTGATAACCCAACTGCAAAATCACAGATATCTATCATTTCCTGTACTTCCCCCAAACCTTCCTGGTAAGACTTGCCCATTTCATATGAAACAAGTTTCCCCAACGGCTCTTTCAGCCTTCGCAGTTCATCATTAAATTTTCTTACTATTTCTCCTCTTTGGGGAGAAGGCATTTGTCTCCAGGTTTTAAAACCTTCAGTAGCTGCCTGCATCACCTTTTCAAAATCCTCAGCTGTAGTCGCACGAACTTTTCCAACTAATGCTCCGTCTACAGGAGAATAAGATTCTATTATTTCTCCACTGCTAAAAAAGCTATTTCCGGTAGAGGTTCCATCATTAATTTCTTCAATACCAAGATCTTTTAACGCTTGTTTTATGCCAAATTTTTCTGCAATATCACTCATTAATTTTTTCTTTATTTTAAATGTTTTTTCAATTTTGATTAAGATTCACGGCTTGTATTTACGCCGGGGACAGGAGCAACGAATTTTTCATCTGCCTCCATTAATTTTCCACACTTATCGCAAGTCCTTAGCTCCTTGCTCTGGTAAAAATGCTTGAAGTGTTTCAAAAAATCCTCTTCAATATTGTTTAAAGGGAAATAGACCTCATATAATTTGTTGTTACAATTATCACAAAACCACAACAGGCCATCCTCTCCCTGTTCTCCAACTCTTTTTCGTTCTACTACTATCCCTATGGAACCTTCACCTCTTACAGGAGAATGGGGTACTTTACCCGGGTGTAGATACATATCTCCCGGTCCCAGCTCCATGGTTTTCTTCTCCCCGTTTTCCTGGACGTGGACCTTTATATGGCCTTCGAGCTGATAGAATAATTCTTCAGTTTCATTATAGTGGTAATCTTTTCTAGCATTGGGTCCTCCCACTACCATGATTATATAATCTTCAGACTCTTTATAGACGTTTTTATTTCCAACAGGAGGTTTTAAAAGATCCCTGTTCTGCTCAATCCACTTATTTAAATTAAAGGGTTTATTAATAGCCATACATGTTTATTTTTCTGCTGCTTAAAATTAAGCATTCTCATCCAGAAACTGGGCGGGATCTTACAATGATTTGGGGATGAGATCTGGCATCATCCTGTTATTCCCTGGAAGTTTTCGCATCGCATCTGTGGAACTGTCGGCTTTCTGCTGCTCTTGCTCACATCAGGATATCATTATTCCTCCCAAATAATACTTTCCCTGCTATTCTTTATTTTCTTATTTTTAAATCTTCAATTCAAGTTGAACTTACCTATGAAAAAAATTCTTCTTCTCCTCTCTATGGGAGTGGCCATTTCCTGCAATCAGGCATCTGTTGACAAAAAGCCAATTGGTGAAACTCCAAAAGAACCGATCTCAGATCAGGTACAGGGGGACAACTTTGGAATTGTTATTCACGGTGGTGCTTAAGTACCATTCTAAAAGAAAATATGACCGACTCACTTGAGCTGGCTTATAAAGAGGTGCTGGAGCAGGCGATAAGAACAGGTCACGAAATTTTGGCAAACGGGGGTACAGCTATAGAAGCTGTTCAAAGAACTATTAATATCATGGAAGATTCGCCGCTCTTCAATGCAGGAAAGGGTGCAGTTTTTACTAATGAAGAAACTAACGAACTCGATGCAGCGATAATGGATGGAGAAACTCTAAATGCGGGTGCCATAGCAGGAGTCACCACGGTAAAAAATCCTATTAATCTCGCTTATGAAGTAATGGAAAATTCCCCTCACGTTTTACTTTCGGGTAAGGGAGCAGAAAAATTTGCCGGGGAAAGAGGCTTAGAAATTGTTGAACCATCATACTTCTATGATGAAAGCAGATTTCAATCCCTGCAACGAATAAAAGAATCAGAAGAAAGTGAGTCAGAAATTGATACTACAACAACTGCATTTTATGATCCTTTAATTAAAGATTCGAAATTTGGAACTGTGGGTGCGGTAGCTCTGGACAAAAATGGCAATGTTGCTGCAGGTACTTCAACAGGTGGAATGACAAATAAAAAATGGAACCGTATAGGCGATGTTCCAATCATAGGAGCGGGAACTTATGCCAATAACGCCACATGTGCAGTTTCTGCTACGGGGTGGGGTGAATACTTTATTCGCGGGGTCGTGGCGTATGATATTTCAGCTATGATGGAATACCGAAAGATGAGCCTGGAAAAAGCAGCAGCCAGGGTGATTCAGGAAAAACTAACCCAACTGGGTGGAGAAGGAGGTATAATTGCCATTGACGGAAAAGGGAATATTGCGATGGAATTTAATTCCGCAGGAATGTATCGGGCGGCGATGAACAGAAAAGGAGAGTTAACTTTAGGAATATATAAGGAAAATGAAGGTGTAGAGGAAGTTCCGGCAGCAGAATAAAATTCAGAACTGTCTAG is part of the Antarcticibacterium sp. 1MA-6-2 genome and harbors:
- a CDS encoding 3-hydroxyanthranilate 3,4-dioxygenase, with the translated sequence MAINKPFNLNKWIEQNRDLLKPPVGNKNVYKESEDYIIMVVGGPNARKDYHYNETEELFYQLEGHIKVHVQENGEKKTMELGPGDMYLHPGKVPHSPVRGEGSIGIVVERKRVGEQGEDGLLWFCDNCNNKLYEVYFPLNNIEEDFLKHFKHFYQSKELRTCDKCGKLMEADEKFVAPVPGVNTSRES